The following DNA comes from Desulforegula conservatrix Mb1Pa.
ATCAAGTATCTCTATTCCACTTGCTTTTCTTGCCATTGCCGCCTCCATGTCTTTTGCGGCTATTATTGCATACTTGATTTAGAAATGGAATTACTTGCCCTTTATCTGACACTCATTTCAGAAGAAGCAAAAACCGTGGCTTTCAGAGCCGGTATCACGTTAAAACACGCGTCCTGGATGCTTGAAAAAATGGCGCACAAGGGTATCATTTATAGAACAAAGACAGGCTCAAAGCCTCCGAAGTATATGGCTTTACAGTATATTGTGGGAATATGGGAGCTTCAGGTAAATCGCCTTACTCCAGAGCTTGTCAGGGAAATGGATCTTTACATTCCCTATCTGATTAATGACGGGCAATGGAAAAAAACTCCGCAGTTGAGGGTCATTCCTATCAATAAAAGCGTTGATCAGGAACTGAAGGTAATGACATATGAGGACGCGGAAAAGCTTGTGCGGGCAAAATCGACATTTGTTATTGCTCCATGCATATGCAGAAGGGAAATGGCGATTCACGGCCATCCATGCAAAAAGCCTATGGAAACATGCATTTCCTTTGGCGGCCCCGAAGATTATTACAGATTGACCGGATCAGGAAGAAATGCCTCACTTGAGGAAGTTCTATCGCTTTTAGAGCAGGCTGACAAGGCCGGTCTTGTTCTTCAGCCCAGCAATGACAAAGATATAAGCTGGATATGCTGTTGCTGCGGATGCTGCTGCGCTCTGCTCAGAAGTATTAAAAAATTCCCCAATCCAGGGGAAATATCCGCAACTCCTTTTTATGCCGTTCTTGACAAAAGCAAATGCACTGACTGTGGAATCTGCCT
Coding sequences within:
- a CDS encoding ATP-binding protein; the encoded protein is IKYLYSTCFSCHCRLHVFCGYYCILDLEMELLALYLTLISEEAKTVAFRAGITLKHASWMLEKMAHKGIIYRTKTGSKPPKYMALQYIVGIWELQVNRLTPELVREMDLYIPYLINDGQWKKTPQLRVIPINKSVDQELKVMTYEDAEKLVRAKSTFVIAPCICRREMAIHGHPCKKPMETCISFGGPEDYYRLTGSGRNASLEEVLSLLEQADKAGLVLQPSNDKDISWICCCCGCCCALLRSIKKFPNPGEISATPFYAVLDKSKCTDCGICLKRCQMDAFTKNETGISLSRKRCIGCGLCVTTCPFGALKLVRKPSENQPIVPPNIALSMLRIAWKRKKIDFFIISIMFFESFRDRFLAWLKF